Proteins from one Homalodisca vitripennis isolate AUS2020 chromosome 3, UT_GWSS_2.1, whole genome shotgun sequence genomic window:
- the LOC124357344 gene encoding MD-2-related lipid-recognition protein-like isoform X4 → MCIQAASRSACVVHEVRVDPCPEALENRPCKIRLGANYSMSFDYTPTFSATRAGSQASKVSSIVDIPFEQMDINGCKYTTCPIEANKRQVYTYAIEVGTQFPANVAPNSVHQGKMKLWNEDDHHQQCCFKMHFETL, encoded by the exons CTGCCAGTAGATCGGCATGTGTAGTTCATGAAGTAAGGGTTGACCCTTGCCCTGAGGCACTTGAGAACCGGCCTTGCAAAATAAGACTAGGAGCAAACTACTCAATGAGCTTCGACTACACACCGA CGTTTAGTGCTACAAGGGCAGGCAGTCAAGCATCCAAAGTAAGTAGTATAGTCGACATTCCTTTTGAACAGATGGACATCAATGGCTGCAAGTACACTACTTGCCCCATAGAGGCGAATAAGAGACAAGTCTACACATACGCTATAGAAGTTGGAACCCAGTTTCCTGCG AATGTAGCCCCCAACTCTGTACATCAGGGTAAAATGAAACTGTGGAATGAAGATGATCACCACCAACAGTGTTGCTTTAAAATGCATTTTGAGACACTCTAG